A genomic window from bacterium includes:
- a CDS encoding glycosyltransferase family 4 protein: MRIIIGTSGLGADGGIGSYVDEIAKWLISQNHEVLVCCASVIQMNVSKYPYPILFTQVMNSDKEEFLSIKELYEKIMSFQPDVVINNDNIYLSNLFPTLDSKCVRISVVHGYREHFGWDAHKIINVAAIYNHSYIDWIVTISNYMYLGMNNRFRFIKNQLKFLYNGIYPFEELFIPYKIRNNDKEIKILFAGGRKQEKGADILFNAFKKLNLDKVSKLKLFWAGSLPEKGPFSKKGLDKFESIELLGKMNRKDLMGVLAKCHYLIMPSRIEACPMLLLEAMSLGVVPIVSDCNSAMKEIVANANCGVIIKRNNYNALAEAIRGAVNGLSWEENAKRAKEFFYADLHINIYGKKLIELCQTPRNKRLEKALPFPPPNLMCFHRKPYIGSKFTFNNIIQRYRYIYGILKKINLK; encoded by the coding sequence ATGCGTATAATTATAGGAACGTCGGGGTTAGGAGCAGATGGAGGTATTGGTAGTTATGTTGATGAAATTGCTAAATGGTTAATTTCCCAAAATCATGAAGTTTTAGTATGTTGCGCCTCTGTTATACAAATGAACGTTTCCAAATATCCATACCCTATTTTATTCACACAAGTTATGAATTCAGATAAAGAAGAATTTCTTTCAATCAAGGAACTATATGAAAAAATTATGAGCTTTCAACCGGATGTCGTAATTAATAATGATAATATCTATCTTTCAAATCTCTTTCCTACTCTTGATTCAAAATGTGTTAGAATAAGTGTCGTGCATGGCTACAGAGAGCATTTTGGTTGGGATGCCCATAAAATCATTAATGTTGCTGCGATTTATAACCATTCTTATATTGATTGGATTGTTACGATTTCAAATTATATGTATTTAGGAATGAATAACCGTTTTAGATTCATAAAAAATCAATTAAAGTTTTTATATAATGGAATTTATCCGTTTGAAGAATTATTTATCCCTTACAAAATACGCAACAACGATAAAGAGATAAAAATACTTTTCGCAGGAGGACGGAAGCAAGAGAAAGGAGCAGATATTCTTTTTAATGCTTTTAAAAAACTGAATTTAGATAAAGTATCCAAATTAAAACTCTTTTGGGCCGGGAGCCTACCCGAGAAAGGGCCGTTTTCCAAAAAAGGGCTTGATAAGTTTGAGAGTATTGAACTCTTAGGAAAAATGAATCGTAAAGATTTGATGGGTGTTTTAGCAAAATGTCACTATTTAATTATGCCTTCACGAATAGAAGCTTGCCCAATGCTTCTTTTAGAAGCTATGTCTTTAGGAGTTGTGCCAATAGTTTCAGATTGTAATAGCGCAATGAAAGAAATTGTTGCAAATGCAAATTGTGGTGTTATAATAAAAAGAAATAATTACAATGCATTAGCTGAAGCGATAAGAGGCGCAGTAAATGGACTTTCCTGGGAAGAGAACGCTAAACGGGCTAAAGAGTTTTTTTATGCTGATTTACATATCAATATATATGGTAAAAAACTTATAGAATTATGCCAAACTCCCAGGAACAAACGTCTTGAAAAAGCATTGCCGTTTCCACCGCCTAATCTTATGTGCTTCCATCGCAAACCTTATATTGGTTCGAAATTTACTTTTAATAATATAATTCAACGATATAGATATATTTATGGAATACTTAAAAAAATAAATCTAAAATAA
- a CDS encoding glycosyltransferase family 4 protein, whose protein sequence is MDNKVLILHNIISPYKTLLFNELYKLYDKITVLYMAETEKNREWNINKDELQFPFEIMFKGALDNVNSLRLIIKTWERLNTLNPKVIIIGGYSYITYWICFFWVKVNKKKIILWSASNEEDKNRLFLKEKFKSSFVKNCNAANVYGKRSKDYLAHLGLKENKIFITGNVTNNYFYYTQTINLRKKKEILCKQLKVPFHNFLYIGRFSKEKNLLFLLNAYKRLNDNNWGLILVGNGPQREEIEKYIEENSIKNVFLPGFKQKEEIPTFFAISDVFILPSTYEPWGLVVNEAMATGLPVLVSRKCGCYPDIIKDGENGYSFDPVDNNKFFILMRDIVKGEYDLRKMGEKSLEIINDYTPENAAKVIIETINFVLKNNDKQNCYDSLIF, encoded by the coding sequence ATGGATAATAAAGTTCTTATACTGCATAATATAATTTCTCCATATAAAACATTATTGTTTAACGAATTATATAAATTGTATGATAAAATAACGGTATTATATATGGCAGAGACTGAGAAAAATAGAGAATGGAATATTAACAAAGATGAATTGCAGTTTCCTTTTGAAATTATGTTTAAAGGAGCTTTAGACAATGTAAATTCTTTGAGACTCATTATCAAAACATGGGAGAGATTAAACACCCTTAATCCAAAGGTTATTATAATAGGCGGATATAGCTATATCACTTATTGGATATGCTTTTTCTGGGTAAAAGTAAATAAAAAAAAGATAATACTTTGGTCGGCTTCCAATGAAGAAGATAAAAATAGATTATTTTTAAAAGAAAAATTTAAAAGTTCTTTTGTCAAAAATTGTAATGCCGCAAATGTTTATGGGAAAAGAAGCAAAGATTATTTAGCGCACCTTGGATTAAAAGAAAATAAGATTTTTATTACAGGGAATGTTACAAATAATTATTTTTATTATACTCAAACAATAAACTTGAGAAAGAAAAAAGAAATTTTATGTAAACAATTAAAGGTTCCTTTTCATAATTTCCTTTATATTGGAAGATTTTCTAAGGAAAAAAATCTTTTATTTCTATTGAATGCTTACAAAAGGTTAAACGATAATAACTGGGGATTGATTTTAGTAGGCAACGGTCCACAAAGAGAAGAAATAGAAAAATATATAGAAGAAAATTCAATAAAAAATGTTTTTCTACCGGGATTTAAACAGAAAGAAGAAATCCCTACTTTTTTTGCAATAAGTGATGTTTTTATTCTTCCAAGCACTTATGAACCGTGGGGACTTGTAGTTAATGAAGCAATGGCAACAGGATTGCCGGTATTGGTATCAAGAAAATGTGGATGTTATCCCGATATTATTAAGGATGGAGAAAACGGGTATTCTTTTGACCCTGTTGACAATAATAAGTTTTTTATTCTGATGAGAGATATCGTTAAAGGAGAATACGACTTAAGAAAAATGGGAGAAAAGTCATTGGAGATTATTAATGACTATACGCCAGAAAATGCGGCTAAAGTTATAATAGAAACCATTAACTTTGTACTAAAAAACAATGACAAACAAAATTGTTACGATTCTTTGATATTCTAA
- a CDS encoding glycosyltransferase family 1 protein — protein MKIGINLLFLLPNEVGGTETYSVELLRKILALKHNFILFTNSLNHDIFLDSPTIQKKMIKYSARNKFIRVFHEQHTIPKLCKKYDIDVLFSPGYTSPINIRCATVVTIPDLQYKHYSHYLSLFKRFFWEITIPRSIKRCERVVTISNNSLKELKKFFPKYSSKYRMVYPAVRDKWMGYKFDKDSIEKTKIKYNLAKPYLLSVATMLPHKNLYTLLKAFSLTIKEFPNLELLLVGKGSKNKKCSKLIKELKIENNIKLLGYVNACELPVLYKEATAYAFPSLFEGFGFPLVEAQNFGCPVVSSISTCLPEIGKDGALYFNPLDAIDIHNKIRDVLKNDSLRKQLINNGFQNIKRFSWEESARDMIRIFQEAYIEHKNKVMSF, from the coding sequence ATGAAAATAGGGATTAATCTTTTGTTTCTTCTTCCAAATGAAGTTGGAGGAACAGAAACTTACTCCGTAGAGCTATTAAGGAAAATACTAGCCTTAAAACATAATTTTATACTATTTACTAATTCATTAAATCATGATATCTTTTTGGATTCACCAACCATACAAAAAAAAATGATAAAGTATTCTGCACGAAATAAGTTTATACGTGTATTTCATGAACAACACACTATCCCGAAGTTATGTAAAAAATATGATATTGATGTTTTATTTTCACCGGGATACACCTCCCCAATAAATATTCGATGTGCAACTGTGGTAACAATACCTGATTTACAGTATAAACATTATTCTCATTATTTGTCTCTATTTAAACGATTCTTTTGGGAGATAACGATTCCCCGTTCTATAAAAAGATGTGAAAGAGTTGTAACAATATCCAATAATTCATTAAAAGAATTAAAAAAATTCTTCCCTAAATATTCAAGTAAATATAGAATGGTTTATCCCGCCGTTAGAGATAAATGGATGGGCTATAAATTCGATAAGGATTCTATTGAAAAAACAAAGATCAAATACAATCTCGCTAAGCCTTACCTATTAAGCGTCGCAACAATGCTTCCACATAAAAATTTATATACCCTATTAAAAGCATTTAGTTTGACTATTAAAGAATTTCCTAATTTAGAACTACTATTAGTAGGTAAAGGAAGTAAAAACAAAAAATGTTCAAAATTAATTAAAGAATTAAAAATAGAGAATAATATTAAATTATTAGGATATGTTAACGCGTGTGAATTGCCTGTGCTATATAAAGAAGCCACGGCATATGCTTTCCCTTCCCTTTTTGAAGGGTTTGGATTTCCCTTAGTAGAGGCCCAAAATTTTGGATGTCCCGTAGTATCTTCAATAAGTACTTGCTTGCCTGAAATAGGAAAAGATGGTGCATTATATTTTAATCCATTAGATGCAATTGATATTCATAATAAGATTAGAGATGTTCTCAAAAATGATTCTTTAAGAAAACAACTTATTAATAATGGATTTCAAAATATTAAGAGATTTTCTTGGGAAGAATCCGCAAGAGATATGATACGCATTTTTCAAGAAGCATATATCGAGCATAAAAACAAGGTAATGTCTTTCTAA
- a CDS encoding glycosyltransferase family 2 protein — protein MKVSIITVAFNSEKFIEHAINTVLSQTYKNIEYIIIDGGSIDGTINIIKKHKDKIAKFISEQDNGIYDAMNKGLKMATGDIIGILNSDDFYADNFVIETVVKNIKNENADSCWGDLFYVDKENTSKIVRNWKSSQYSKNNFGKGWMPPHPTFFVKKQIYEKYGYFNLDFRTSADYEIMLRFLEKYKIKSCYIPKVLVKMRIGGKSNKNIKNIIKANIECYNAWKINELQINPIVFFIKPLLKVLQFPVFNKKYD, from the coding sequence ATGAAAGTATCAATAATTACAGTTGCTTTTAATAGTGAAAAGTTTATTGAACACGCCATAAATACAGTTTTGTCCCAAACCTATAAGAATATAGAATATATAATTATAGATGGCGGGTCAATAGACGGGACAATAAATATAATTAAAAAACATAAGGATAAAATTGCAAAATTTATTTCAGAACAGGATAATGGAATTTACGATGCTATGAATAAAGGTTTGAAAATGGCAACCGGTGATATAATAGGCATCCTTAATTCTGATGATTTTTATGCAGATAATTTCGTAATCGAAACAGTCGTTAAAAATATAAAGAATGAAAATGCAGATTCTTGCTGGGGAGATTTGTTCTATGTAGATAAGGAAAACACTTCTAAAATCGTAAGAAATTGGAAATCCTCCCAATATAGTAAAAACAATTTTGGAAAAGGTTGGATGCCTCCACATCCTACATTTTTTGTTAAAAAACAGATATACGAGAAATATGGGTACTTCAATTTAGATTTTAGAACATCTGCTGATTATGAGATAATGCTTAGATTTTTAGAAAAATATAAAATAAAATCTTGCTATATTCCCAAAGTTTTGGTAAAAATGAGAATAGGCGGAAAGAGTAATAAAAATATAAAGAATATAATCAAGGCAAATATTGAATGTTATAATGCATGGAAAATAAACGAATTGCAAATAAATCCTATAGTGTTTTTTATTAAACCATTGTTAAAAGTTTTACAATTTCCGGTTTTTAATAAAAAATATGATTAG
- the gmd gene encoding GDP-mannose 4,6-dehydratase, with translation MKKALITGITGQDGSYLAELLLSKGYEVHGIIRRTSTFNTSRIDHIYTDPHESNTRLFLHYGDISDSEQICNIIYNTKPDEVYHLGAQSHVRVSFDIPEYSGNITALSTTRILEAIRKSNNKIKFYQASSSEMFGKTPPPQSENTLFQPRSPYACAKVYAYWMTVNYREGYNMFNCNGILFNHESPRRGETFVTRKITRGIANILANKQKKLFMGNLEAKRDWGFAPEYVESMWLMLQQNMPDDYVIGTGENHSIREFLEEAFGYVGLKWEEYVEKDENYFRPTEVDELIADTKKAKEKLNWTPRIRFKELVRIMIDADLHKAGIESPGEGAKILKDKFSQKWWKVD, from the coding sequence ATGAAAAAGGCACTTATTACAGGAATTACAGGACAGGATGGATCTTATCTTGCCGAATTGTTATTGTCTAAAGGATATGAGGTTCACGGCATTATACGAAGGACAAGCACTTTTAACACTTCCAGGATAGACCATATCTATACTGACCCGCATGAAAGCAACACAAGACTCTTTCTTCATTACGGGGATATTTCTGATTCGGAACAAATTTGTAACATTATATACAATACAAAACCTGATGAGGTTTATCACCTTGGCGCCCAAAGCCATGTCAGGGTAAGTTTCGACATACCGGAATATAGCGGGAACATTACAGCGCTCAGCACAACAAGAATACTTGAAGCAATAAGAAAGAGTAATAATAAAATAAAGTTCTATCAGGCATCAAGCAGTGAGATGTTTGGCAAAACGCCCCCTCCTCAATCGGAAAACACACTTTTTCAACCGAGAAGTCCTTATGCTTGCGCCAAGGTTTATGCTTACTGGATGACAGTAAATTATAGGGAAGGGTATAATATGTTTAATTGCAATGGAATACTTTTTAACCACGAATCTCCAAGAAGAGGGGAAACCTTCGTTACAAGAAAAATTACCAGAGGGATTGCCAATATTTTAGCGAATAAACAAAAAAAATTATTTATGGGAAACCTTGAAGCCAAAAGAGATTGGGGGTTTGCGCCTGAATATGTAGAGTCTATGTGGCTTATGTTACAGCAAAATATGCCTGATGATTATGTTATAGGGACAGGAGAAAATCATTCCATAAGGGAATTTCTGGAAGAAGCATTTGGGTATGTTGGCTTGAAGTGGGAAGAGTATGTTGAAAAGGATGAAAATTATTTTAGACCTACAGAAGTGGATGAGTTAATTGCAGATACAAAAAAAGCAAAAGAAAAATTGAACTGGACTCCCAGGATAAGATTTAAAGAACTTGTAAGAATAATGATAGACGCTGATTTACATAAAGCAGGAATAGAATCCCCGGGGGAAGGGGCAAAAATCCTTAAAGATAAGTTTTCGCAAAAATGGTGGAAAGTAGATTAA
- a CDS encoding GDP-L-fucose synthase, which yields MSFWTNKKVTVTGGKGFLGTHLVRKLKEERNCKNIYIADLPEYDLRNIEDIKRMFDSQVPDIIIHLAAVVGGIGANQENPGRFFYDNAIMGIQLINEAYLRKIEKIVTLGTICAYPKFTPVPFKEENIWNGYPEETNAPYGLAKKMLLVQSQAYRQQYGFNAICPLLVNLYGPGDNFNPSSSHVIPALIKKCIDAIEKNDDTIEIWGTGKASREFLYVEDAAEGIILAAEKYNKPEPVNIGAGFEITIKDLVNLIITLTGFKGKIIWNTSKPDGQPRRCLDTSNAEQEFGFRAKISFEDGLKRTIEWYKKQLHL from the coding sequence ATGTCATTCTGGACTAATAAAAAAGTAACGGTAACAGGCGGAAAAGGATTTCTCGGGACTCATTTAGTACGGAAATTAAAAGAGGAAAGAAATTGCAAAAACATTTATATTGCTGATTTGCCTGAATATGACTTGAGAAATATAGAAGACATCAAAAGAATGTTTGATTCACAAGTTCCGGATATTATCATTCATTTAGCTGCCGTTGTTGGAGGAATAGGCGCAAACCAGGAGAATCCCGGAAGATTTTTCTATGATAATGCTATTATGGGGATTCAATTAATAAATGAAGCTTATCTTAGGAAAATAGAAAAAATTGTTACTTTGGGAACTATTTGCGCATATCCTAAATTTACACCGGTGCCTTTTAAGGAAGAAAATATATGGAATGGATATCCGGAAGAAACAAATGCCCCCTATGGACTTGCAAAAAAAATGCTACTCGTTCAATCTCAAGCATATAGACAACAATATGGATTTAATGCTATTTGCCCGTTACTTGTTAATCTTTATGGCCCGGGAGATAATTTCAATCCGAGTAGTTCTCACGTAATACCTGCTTTGATCAAGAAGTGCATAGATGCGATAGAGAAAAATGACGACACCATAGAAATATGGGGAACGGGAAAAGCTTCAAGAGAATTCTTATATGTTGAGGATGCCGCGGAAGGTATAATTTTAGCCGCCGAAAAATATAACAAACCTGAACCTGTTAATATTGGAGCAGGATTTGAAATAACAATTAAAGACCTCGTAAATTTAATCATAACATTAACTGGTTTTAAGGGAAAAATAATATGGAATACATCAAAGCCTGATGGACAACCTCGAAGATGTTTGGACACTAGTAACGCAGAACAGGAATTTGGATTTAGAGCAAAAATATCTTTTGAAGATGGATTAAAAAGAACCATTGAATGGTATAAAAAACAATTACACCTTTAA
- a CDS encoding MotA/TolQ/ExbB proton channel family protein — protein sequence MNVAGISLGEIMKISPVFDILLICLIGAIIVGIERALTYKRLSMDKNSFMKKIKEAVATSRYDEAIHYSAQENKPLPRMVSVALTNRDKSPEDIAELMEASRMEERVKLEKSLGVLGTLGNTAPFIGLLGTVIGIIRAFKLLEHSAGDPTVIMVGIAEALITTAMGLFVAIPCVMVFNAFMGKVKNWYTEMEVVSKELLAEMGTIPIKKKA from the coding sequence ATGAACGTTGCGGGAATTAGCTTAGGCGAAATAATGAAAATTAGTCCGGTATTTGATATCTTGCTTATATGCCTTATAGGAGCAATAATTGTCGGGATAGAGAGAGCTTTGACATATAAACGTTTATCTATGGATAAAAATTCTTTTATGAAAAAGATTAAAGAAGCCGTAGCAACGAGTAGATATGATGAAGCCATTCACTATAGCGCGCAGGAAAATAAACCATTACCAAGAATGGTCAGCGTAGCTTTAACAAACAGAGATAAAAGCCCGGAAGACATAGCCGAATTAATGGAAGCATCTCGTATGGAAGAAAGAGTTAAACTTGAAAAATCTCTTGGCGTTCTTGGAACTCTTGGGAACACAGCTCCATTTATTGGTCTATTAGGAACAGTTATCGGTATTATCAGAGCATTTAAGTTACTTGAACATTCAGCCGGTGACCCGACCGTTATCATGGTCGGTATCGCAGAAGCTCTTATTACAACTGCTATGGGGTTGTTTGTAGCTATTCCTTGCGTTATGGTATTTAATGCTTTTATGGGAAAAGTGAAAAATTGGTATACTGAAATGGAAGTCGTAAGTAAGGAACTTTTGGCAGAGATGGGTACAATTCCGATTAAAAAGAAAGCGTAA
- a CDS encoding biopolymer transporter ExbD produces MGMGGGHGAEDPITDINVTPLVDICLVLVIIFMVTVPIMMTSSPIEVKLPQADTMEAREDVNVTVAINPSDSVAVDTKLCTIMQLPEFMKEAVDAKGTDKMLIIKADKEVNHDRVLLIMDIAKKLGCTRISVSTTQQKK; encoded by the coding sequence ATGGGAATGGGTGGTGGTCATGGTGCGGAAGATCCTATTACCGATATTAATGTAACGCCTCTTGTAGATATTTGTCTTGTGTTGGTCATTATATTTATGGTAACAGTTCCCATTATGATGACGTCTTCTCCTATAGAGGTTAAATTACCTCAGGCAGACACAATGGAAGCAAGAGAAGATGTTAATGTCACGGTTGCCATAAATCCCTCAGACAGCGTTGCTGTTGACACCAAATTGTGCACAATTATGCAATTACCCGAATTTATGAAAGAAGCCGTAGATGCAAAAGGGACAGATAAAATGTTAATAATTAAAGCCGACAAAGAAGTTAATCATGATAGAGTTTTATTAATAATGGATATAGCTAAAAAATTAGGCTGTACCAGAATATCAGTTTCTACGACACAGCAAAAAAAATAA
- a CDS encoding MotA/TolQ/ExbB proton channel family protein has product MIAGINLFEIMKISPVFDLLYACSALALGVALERLWTFHYLNMNLNAFMEKTRELMANRKYDEVVKLCDDENKPLPKMLRVGALNIKKGRKNISKLMEAQKLSEREALERFLPILGTLGNTAPFIGLLGTVVGIIRSFKLLETSGSAGPMAIMVGIAEALITTAMGLFVAVPCVILFNYFSDKVKRVFIEMEIASKEFITMVPKITGVEPPEIEIVKEPKKRILSKLISKITKPRVVKKTSLGKGKVK; this is encoded by the coding sequence ATGATTGCAGGCATAAATCTTTTTGAAATAATGAAGATTAGTCCGGTGTTTGATCTTCTTTATGCATGCTCGGCATTGGCATTAGGTGTGGCCTTAGAGAGATTATGGACTTTCCATTATTTGAATATGAATTTAAACGCTTTTATGGAAAAAACTAGGGAGTTAATGGCAAACAGGAAATATGATGAAGTAGTAAAACTATGTGATGATGAGAATAAGCCTCTCCCAAAGATGCTTAGAGTTGGTGCATTAAATATAAAAAAGGGGAGAAAAAATATTAGTAAACTTATGGAAGCTCAAAAATTATCGGAAAGAGAAGCGTTGGAAAGATTTTTGCCCATCCTTGGAACCCTTGGAAACACGGCTCCATTTATTGGTTTATTAGGGACGGTTGTCGGCATTATAAGATCTTTTAAGTTGTTGGAAACAAGTGGATCAGCCGGTCCAATGGCAATTATGGTTGGTATTGCTGAAGCTTTAATTACGACAGCTATGGGATTGTTTGTGGCAGTTCCATGTGTTATTCTTTTTAATTATTTTTCTGACAAAGTAAAAAGAGTTTTTATAGAAATGGAAATCGCAAGTAAAGAATTCATAACTATGGTACCTAAAATAACAGGAGTTGAACCTCCGGAAATAGAAATTGTTAAAGAACCTAAAAAAAGAATATTATCTAAACTGATTTCCAAAATAACCAAACCGAGAGTTGTAAAGAAAACATCTCTGGGAAAAGGAAAAGTTAAATGA
- a CDS encoding biopolymer transporter ExbD, giving the protein MKVALRERRFKKHAEAFAPPITDINVTPLVDICLVLVIIFLVFAPLMYLSGITVTRAKASKNQEQYDPTELKVGVYLKGDGKIILNEKEIDEKNLPYLIEQLLLRSLNRTVTISADPNVKHGKVVWLLDLARKKGAVTLCILKRKGAGAAATTE; this is encoded by the coding sequence ATGAAAGTAGCGTTGAGGGAACGAAGATTTAAAAAGCATGCTGAGGCTTTCGCGCCTCCTATCACGGATATAAACGTTACACCACTGGTAGATATATGTTTGGTTTTGGTTATTATATTTCTTGTTTTCGCTCCATTAATGTATTTGTCAGGAATAACCGTTACAAGAGCAAAAGCTTCAAAAAATCAGGAACAATATGACCCAACGGAATTAAAAGTAGGCGTATATCTTAAAGGGGATGGTAAAATTATTTTGAACGAAAAAGAAATTGATGAGAAAAACTTACCATATCTTATAGAACAACTTTTATTAAGAAGTTTAAATAGGACTGTTACCATAAGCGCTGACCCAAATGTCAAGCATGGAAAAGTAGTTTGGCTTCTGGATTTAGCGAGAAAAAAAGGAGCAGTGACTCTCTGTATATTAAAACGAAAAGGCGCTGGAGCGGCGGCAACAACAGAATAA
- the dnaX gene encoding DNA polymerase III subunit gamma/tau, whose translation MSSYQGLTIKYRPKKFEDLVGQEHIIKTLINEIQNDKLANAYLFTGHHGTGKTTTARLLGRYLNCENRTGSEPCNECDSCKEIQFGNSIDVLEIDGASNRGIDEIRELRERVKYAPTKGKYKIYVIDEAHMLTEPAFNALLKTLEEPPSRVLFVLATTSPHKIPVTISSRCQRFNFRKVSTKEIEIRIKNIAKTESIEIEDSAITLIAQKVDGAMRDAISLLEQLVSYAGGKITAGHIEQLLGMPNETIILKLTDYIIQRNPNGIIEILHNVLNEGLSPEELIEAIVEHLHKLFLIKTKVETTDNPSYKTQVDSLQPTHILRLLEFLFDAQKELKFALSQEIYLEQILIRMAISTQIEIDKLLTIGQSEFANTDTTIQPIINKPIDKRALQTKEIEVEKKSTPLDIPDEEPPIPHDKVTANSLWKALIEKAPISLSSFLSEGFPTKLEGDKLFVSYKNDFHRTQAESKKTNIEKFLSDVAGQPMRISFESIKSEQPSGKRQNAILEDPIVKSAIKILNAEAIGGR comes from the coding sequence ATGAGCTCTTACCAAGGATTAACTATTAAATATAGACCTAAAAAATTTGAAGACCTTGTTGGGCAAGAACACATAATAAAAACTTTAATAAATGAAATACAAAATGATAAACTTGCCAATGCGTACCTTTTTACAGGACACCATGGAACCGGGAAAACGACTACGGCAAGGTTATTAGGCAGATATTTAAATTGTGAAAACAGAACCGGATCTGAACCATGTAACGAATGTGATTCTTGCAAAGAAATTCAATTTGGAAATTCCATAGATGTCCTTGAAATAGATGGGGCTTCCAATAGAGGAATAGATGAAATAAGAGAGTTAAGAGAAAGAGTAAAATATGCACCGACAAAAGGTAAATATAAAATATATGTAATAGATGAAGCACACATGCTTACAGAACCTGCTTTTAATGCTCTATTAAAAACACTTGAGGAGCCACCTTCCCGTGTATTGTTTGTATTGGCAACGACTTCTCCGCATAAAATTCCGGTTACAATTAGTTCGAGATGTCAAAGATTTAATTTTAGAAAAGTAAGCACAAAAGAAATAGAAATTCGGATTAAAAACATTGCAAAAACAGAATCAATAGAAATAGAAGATTCCGCAATAACACTAATTGCACAGAAAGTAGACGGAGCAATGCGCGATGCCATTTCTCTTTTAGAACAATTAGTTTCTTATGCAGGCGGTAAAATAACGGCAGGGCATATTGAACAACTACTTGGAATGCCAAATGAAACAATAATTTTAAAACTAACAGACTACATAATACAAAGAAATCCAAACGGCATAATTGAAATATTGCACAATGTATTAAATGAGGGATTATCCCCCGAAGAACTAATCGAAGCAATCGTTGAACACTTACACAAACTATTCCTAATTAAAACAAAAGTAGAAACCACAGATAATCCATCTTATAAAACTCAAGTAGATAGTTTACAACCAACTCATATATTACGGCTTTTAGAGTTTTTATTTGATGCACAAAAAGAATTAAAATTTGCACTTTCTCAGGAAATTTACCTTGAACAAATATTGATAAGAATGGCTATTTCTACGCAAATAGAAATAGATAAGCTATTAACTATAGGACAATCTGAATTTGCAAACACTGATACGACTATTCAACCTATTATAAACAAACCGATAGATAAGAGGGCGCTACAAACAAAAGAAATAGAAGTCGAAAAAAAGAGCACTCCATTAGATATTCCTGATGAAGAGCCCCCTATTCCCCACGATAAAGTCACGGCTAATAGTTTATGGAAAGCACTTATAGAGAAAGCGCCTATTTCTCTCAGCAGTTTTTTAAGTGAAGGATTTCCAACCAAATTAGAAGGAGATAAATTATTTGTTTCTTATAAAAACGATTTTCATAGAACGCAGGCAGAATCCAAAAAAACTAATATAGAAAAATTTTTATCCGATGTTGCCGGACAGCCAATGCGTATTTCTTTTGAATCCATAAAATCCGAACAACCCTCCGGCAAGAGACAAAACGCCATATTAGAAGATCCGATTGTTAAGTCTGCCATAAAGATATTAAATGCAGAGGCAATCGGTGGGAGGTAA
- a CDS encoding YbaB/EbfC family nucleoid-associated protein, whose amino-acid sequence MFDNLKQMLGNAKEMNTMLGGLQSKLKVEKFEGVAGGGMVKIVINGIQEVVEVHIDSSSLAKDNKVLEDLIKSAFNQALQKASVASQKMMMGLMQKK is encoded by the coding sequence ATGTTTGATAATTTAAAACAAATGTTAGGCAATGCGAAAGAAATGAACACGATGCTCGGCGGACTTCAATCAAAATTAAAGGTGGAAAAATTTGAAGGTGTTGCAGGCGGAGGAATGGTTAAGATTGTAATTAACGGCATTCAGGAAGTCGTAGAAGTTCATATAGACAGCAGTTCTCTTGCAAAGGACAACAAAGTTCTGGAAGACCTTATAAAATCGGCATTTAACCAGGCTTTACAAAAAGCGTCCGTAGCATCGCAAAAAATGATGATGGGGTTAATGCAGAAAAAATAG